In Spinacia oleracea cultivar Varoflay chromosome 5, BTI_SOV_V1, whole genome shotgun sequence, a single window of DNA contains:
- the LOC130461357 gene encoding uncharacterized protein yields MDLPDYLSLAINIAISLFQPKFPLSNNCQRCNSFTSKHEFKQQLHSNKQDTIVNNIGTMNENQIVVRHESEGGKTPTTGDESQDVSTITKTIKGRGPSKASWECATRININVPLYPKVDEQIKKGFWEETKLMFHITDDSNHSREKYFHSCVAKRFSCFKSKLVRRWITMKEKKPKNQTNKMPWDVYNHITEDDWKTFVKHYFLPESLLRSEKARKSASCNKNPHRTGQKGYNRKRLDWIKDGRLPPDAALPISSSSSVNSSVTSNVNRVRKYRSKEWILAHQVQNKEGKWEIDPNDTEVVEIATKALEYIAEEEKGNLSFEQGEDALTKAIGKKDHRGRVKGTGGMVGIKKAFGPCIRHSRSDHGEASSENYESIRASVKKEFEGELEKRVEKRVAEALQKQLSTLLKTGQLNSISTPIPDDLHLNDSARVDLDVSATRTTRHILVPQPRELKERTPCRLALEEKVSGNNIVVADGMVQPSDGALPQHFTSMKPGHYKVQVDFVYDGHVDDILPVPTGDGFTNLGGALGSFVQWPIHLVIFEDGEDCISPPKKKSKSNVSKERDGSSKKKTTVLAAQKKTTDLPSKVFIARSCQII; encoded by the exons ATGGACTTACCTGACTACCTGTCTCTGGCAATCAACATAGCCATTAGTTTATTCCAGCCCAAGTTTCCTCTGTCAAATAATTGTCAAAGATGTAACTCATTTACCAGTAAACACGAGTTTAAGCAGCAACTCCACAGCAATAAGCAAGATACAATTGT GAACAACATAGGTACGATGAATGAAAACCAAATTGTTGTTAGGCATGAATCAGAAGGTGGCAAGACTCCCACAACGGGTGACGAATCACAAGATGTTAGTACGATTACAAAGACCATTAAAGGCCGTGGTCCGTCAAAAG CAAGTTGGGAGTGTGCTACTAGAATTAATATTAACGTCCCATTATATCCAAAGGTAGATGAGCAAATCAAGAAGGGGTTTTGGGAGGAGACTAAG cttatgttccacattactgatgattctaatcattcgagggagaaatattttcattcttgtgtggcgaaacgatttagttgtttcaagagcaaGTTGGTGCGCCGATGGATAACTATGAAGGAAAAGAAgccaaaaaatcaaacaaacaagatGCCTTGGGATGTCTACAACCATAtcacagaggatgattggaagACTTTTGTTAAACATTATTTCCTGCCAGAGTCATTG CTTCGTAGTGAAAAGGCGAGGAAAAGTGCATCATGCAACAAGAACCCACATCGCACCGGCCAAAAGGGTTATAATAGAAAGCGACTAGATTGGATAAAGGATGGACGACTTCCACCAGATGCAGCTTTACCTATCTCGAGTAGCTCCTCGGTGAACTCATCAGTGACCTCAAATGTTAATAGAGTTAGAAAATACAGATCAAAGGAGTGGATTTTGGCCCATCAAGTACAAAATAAAGAgggaaagtgggaaattgacccgAACGATACAGAAGTTGTTGAAATCGCAACAAAAGCT TTAGAGTACATCGCAGAAGAGGAAAAAGGAAATCTTTCTTTCGAACAGGGTGAGGATGCCCTCACTAAAGCTATAGGGAAAAAAGATCATCGTGGGCGTGTCAAGGGAACAGGTGGCATGGTTGGTATCAAAAAGGCTTTCGGTCCGTGTATTCGACATAGTAGAAgtgaccatggtgaagcttcATCAGAAAATTACGAATCAATCAGAGCTTCTGTGAAAAAGGAGTTTGAAGGTGAATTAGAGAAAAGGGTAGAGAAAAGGGTGGCAGAGGCCCTCCAAAAGCAACTAAGCACCTTGTTAAAAACAGGACAACTAAACTCCATTTCTACCCCGATACCTGATGACCTCCACTTAAATGATTCTGCCAGAGTTGACCTTGATGTTAGTGCTACAAGAACCACTCGTCACATCTTAGTGCCGCAACCACGCGAGCTAAAG GAAAGGACTCCATGTCGTCTTGCCCTTGAGGAGAAAGTTTCAGGCAACAACATTGTCGTGGCGGATGGTATGGTACAACCCTCAGATGGTGCATTGCCCCAACATTTTACATCGATGAAGCCTGGTCACTATAAAGTCCAAGTTGATTTTGTTTACGACGGACATGTTGATGATATTCTTCCGGTACCTACGGGAGATGGTTTCACTAACTTAGGCGGTGCTCTGGGTAGTTTTGTGCAATGGCCCATACACTTAGTGATTTTCGAAGACGGCGag gATTGTATTTCACCTCCTAAAAAGAAGTCCAAGTCTAATGTTTCTAAAGAGAGGGATGGTAGCTCCAAGAAAAAGACAACGGTGTTAGCGGCCCAAAAGAAGACAACAGACTTACCATCCAAG